CAATAGAAGAAATAGACTGTATAGTCTGGGCAAGTGCTGTGGGGGTTCAACCTATCCCATGTACAGCTGCACTTATTCATGAAAGAATAGCTTTCGGAACTGATATTCCCGCACTGGATATAAATACTACGTGCACAAGCTTTATAACTGCCCTTGACATGATGTCTTATTTAATAGAAGCAGGAAGATACAAGACAGTTTTAATAGTTTCCTGTGATGTTGCTTCAATAGCTTTAAATCCTGAACAGAAGGAAAGTTATGAGCTTTTCAGTGATGGAGGAGCGGCAGTCATTCTAAGACAGAGTGAGAAAGACAAAGGAATAATTTCCGCTATACAGAAAACATGGTCGGAAGGTGCACATTCTACAGAAATTAGAGGAGGTTTGTCAAATCTTCATCCGAAAAATTATTCAGGAAAAACTGAAAAGGAATTTATGTTTGATATGAACGGAAAAACTGTTTTATCTCTTTCAATAAAAAAAATACCCGATATGGTGAAAGAATTTTTGCATAAGGGGAATATAACGATAGATGATATAGATATGGTTATTCCACATCAAGCAAGTATGGCTATGCCTTTTGTCATGGAAAAGCTAGGCATTCCTCAAAAAAAATATATAAACCTTGTAAGAGAGCATGGAAATATGGTTTCAGCTTCGGTGCCTGTGACTTTATGTACTGCCTTTGATAGAGGCATAATAAAATCGGGAGATATAATTTTGCTTATAGGAACAGCAGCAGGGCTTACGACGAATCTGGTAATTATGAAAATATAAAATTTCTGAAAATTTTGTTTTAAAACTTTCATAAAAAAATTTAGAGGATGCTATATGAAAAGATAAATTTGATAATTTAAAAAAGAAACATTTGTTATTTGTGTTTTATTTTTTAATTTTCGGATTTTTTTTATTTGAGATATTAGATATGAAAATTAATATTTTAGAATAAAAAGAATAATTAAATTTTGGCAAAATTTTATAAAAATAATTTAAAAAAATTTTTATATTTTTTGAAAGAAAAAAATAATTGTGTTCTAAGACAAAAAACTTAATTAACTTATTTTTAATTTTATGGAATTAAAAATATGATTTCAAAACCATTTTAGAGGGATTGAAGGTTATAGATTTTTTATTTTAGAGCTATAATTAAAAATCTTCCTTTTGTTGTATAAGACAATATTTTTTTTATGTATTGTATTATAAGAAAAAATATAGTATTTTATTAGTAAAGAATTAGAATTGAGGAAAATGAAAATTTTATTTTATAAAAATCTTATTAAAGAAAAAGGTGATTATATTGGATTTGGATATTGTGAAGTGGTTTATTACATTCTTAGTTTTATTGAATACAGTAATATTATTAGTGTTTAATATTTTAAAACTTATTTAGAATTTACAAAAAAATCAAAAAAGGAGAGTACTATTTTATGAGTCAGAAGTTAGGAAAAACTTTATTAATGTTAATATCCGTATTCTTACTTTCAGCAAATGCAGCGGCTGTAAGAAAGCTTACAAAAGAACAGATGAGAGAAAATACAATTAGAATAAATGCTCTGGAAATAGATGAACTGGAAGTAAAATTAAAAGAAAAATCTATTGATGATGAAATAACAGTTGTATTGGATGATCGAGCACTGAACTTTGATTTTGACAAATCAATTGTAAAACCTCAGTATTATAGTATATTGAGAAATTTAAAAGAATTTATAGAAAAGTATGACTATGATGTGACAATAGTAGGGCATACTGATGCTAAAGGAAGTAATGAGTATAACATGAGACTGGGTCAGAGAAGGGCAAACAGTGTAAGAAATAAATTGCTAGAATTCGGGTTATCATCAGATAGGATAAAAGGTGTCGAATCAAGAGGAGAAGAGGAACCTGTAGCAACGAATAACACTGATGAGGGAAGATTCCGGAACAGAAGAATAGAATTTAAACTTGTAAAAAGAAAATAACCGTCATTTTTTATTTTTATAGAGTTTTATCCTTTTAAATGTCTTTTGCTCCTTTGTTAATTGCAAAATATATGGGAAAAAAACTGATTATTAAATACACAGAATTATAAATAAAAAAAAATTAAATGTAAAGAGAAAAGAGAAAAAAATGAAAAAAGTATTTAACTTAGTAAAAATACTATTGATTTTTCTTTTTATGTGCGTATTAAATATTTCAGAAAATAAAAAAATGATGATACATCTTCTCAAGCTATTAGAGAAAATTTCGAAGAAGTCATTAAAAATATAAAAGAGAAAAAAATGGATTATATTGAAAACCAACAATGTTTTATTTCTCATTGGAATAG
The Leptotrichia sp. OH3620_COT-345 genome window above contains:
- a CDS encoding 3-oxoacyl-[acyl-carrier-protein] synthase III C-terminal domain-containing protein, producing MKKLEIIGYGTAFPKNTVKFGNDIRYKIEKSETQLELAVEACKKAIKKSEISIEEIDCIVWASAVGVQPIPCTAALIHERIAFGTDIPALDINTTCTSFITALDMMSYLIEAGRYKTVLIVSCDVASIALNPEQKESYELFSDGGAAVILRQSEKDKGIISAIQKTWSEGAHSTEIRGGLSNLHPKNYSGKTEKEFMFDMNGKTVLSLSIKKIPDMVKEFLHKGNITIDDIDMVIPHQASMAMPFVMEKLGIPQKKYINLVREHGNMVSASVPVTLCTAFDRGIIKSGDIILLIGTAAGLTTNLVIMKI
- a CDS encoding OmpA family protein, which gives rise to MSQKLGKTLLMLISVFLLSANAAAVRKLTKEQMRENTIRINALEIDELEVKLKEKSIDDEITVVLDDRALNFDFDKSIVKPQYYSILRNLKEFIEKYDYDVTIVGHTDAKGSNEYNMRLGQRRANSVRNKLLEFGLSSDRIKGVESRGEEEPVATNNTDEGRFRNRRIEFKLVKRK